A window from Cryobacterium sp. PAMC25264 encodes these proteins:
- the aroC gene encoding chorismate synthase — protein sequence MLRWLTAGESHGPELLAIVEGLPAGIPVTLDEIRLDLARRKLGYGRGARMKFEQDELNISGGVRHGLTLGGPVALRIGNTEWPKWADVMSPEPVDPALLTRGRGAPLVRPRPGHADLVGMQKYDFDEARPVLERASARETAARVALGAVARAFLAGLGIELVSHTLSIGPVRVPEGSPLPHPSDVDTLDADPLRCFDPATSALMVAEVDAAHKDGDTLGGIVEVLAYNLPPGLGSFVHWDRRLDSQLAAALMGIQAIKGVEVGDGFLTTTRRGSAAHDELVQVDDEIVRASDKAGGTEGGMSTGTVLRVRAGMKPIATIPRALRTVDVTTSEAAPAHHQRSDVCAVPAAGVVAEAMVALVLANSVLEKFGGDSLTETKRNLDSYLASIPANLRTGASSDATV from the coding sequence ATGCTTCGTTGGCTCACCGCCGGAGAGTCCCACGGCCCCGAACTCCTCGCCATTGTCGAGGGTTTGCCCGCTGGAATCCCGGTCACACTAGATGAGATCCGCCTCGACCTTGCGCGCCGCAAACTCGGCTACGGCCGGGGGGCGCGCATGAAGTTCGAGCAGGACGAACTGAACATTTCCGGCGGCGTGCGCCACGGACTCACCCTCGGCGGCCCCGTGGCCCTGCGGATCGGCAACACCGAATGGCCCAAGTGGGCCGACGTGATGAGCCCAGAGCCCGTGGACCCCGCCCTGCTCACCCGCGGCCGCGGAGCACCCCTGGTGCGCCCGCGCCCCGGCCACGCCGACCTCGTCGGCATGCAGAAATACGACTTCGACGAGGCCCGACCGGTCCTGGAGCGCGCCAGCGCCCGCGAGACCGCCGCCCGGGTCGCCCTCGGCGCCGTCGCCCGCGCCTTCCTGGCCGGACTCGGCATCGAGCTGGTCAGCCACACCCTGTCGATCGGGCCCGTGCGCGTGCCGGAAGGCTCGCCTCTGCCGCACCCGAGCGATGTCGACACCCTCGACGCCGACCCGCTGCGCTGCTTCGACCCCGCCACCAGCGCATTGATGGTGGCCGAGGTGGATGCCGCCCACAAGGACGGCGACACCCTCGGCGGCATCGTCGAGGTGCTCGCGTACAACCTTCCGCCCGGGCTCGGCTCGTTCGTGCACTGGGACCGCCGGCTGGACTCCCAGCTCGCCGCCGCCTTGATGGGCATCCAGGCGATCAAGGGCGTCGAGGTCGGCGACGGCTTCCTCACCACCACCCGTCGCGGCTCAGCGGCCCACGATGAGCTCGTGCAGGTCGACGACGAGATCGTGCGCGCCAGCGACAAGGCCGGCGGCACCGAGGGCGGCATGAGCACCGGAACGGTCCTGCGTGTGCGGGCCGGGATGAAGCCCATCGCGACCATTCCCCGGGCCCTCCGCACGGTCGACGTCACGACCAGCGAGGCCGCACCCGCACACCACCAGCGGTCCGATGTCTGTGCCGTTCCGGCGGCCGGCGTCGTCGCCGAAGCCATGGTCGCGCTCGTGCTCGCCAATTCGGTGCTGGAGAAGTTCGGTGGCGACTCGCTCACCGAGACCAAGCGCAACCTGGACTCCTACCTGGCCAGCATCCCGGCCAATCTGCGCACCGGGGCGTCCAGCGACGCGACCGTCTAG
- a CDS encoding shikimate dehydrogenase, producing MSTPNMADLSGTDPDTTTPSGRRRLAVLGSPIGHSLSPALHQAAYRALGLDWEYTAIEVGAGQVGARELNTFLDGLGPDWLGLSLTMPLKHVIQHRLTDLDRVAAVTGAVNTVRLSDTPGQGRTLSGYNTDVPGLVRALAEAGVDRANRVTLLGAGATAASALVAAAELGAEFVDVIARTPGKAETLETLGRELGLVVTVTGLDAVDAADRESDLVISTLPGGTALPTEFPTRLRAETPLFDVGYAPWPSALASSWAATGGTAYSGLTMLLHQALIQVRIFVANDPFQPLPDEDSVLSAMRAALPAASPGPAVEG from the coding sequence ATGAGCACCCCGAATATGGCTGATCTCAGCGGAACCGACCCTGACACGACGACACCGAGCGGCCGGCGCCGGCTGGCCGTGCTCGGCTCGCCGATCGGGCATTCGCTCTCGCCGGCCCTGCACCAGGCGGCCTACCGGGCGCTCGGGCTGGACTGGGAATACACCGCGATCGAGGTTGGTGCCGGCCAGGTCGGTGCGCGCGAGCTCAACACGTTCCTGGACGGGCTCGGCCCGGACTGGCTGGGTCTGTCCCTCACGATGCCGCTCAAGCACGTGATCCAGCACCGCCTCACCGATCTCGACCGGGTCGCCGCCGTGACCGGAGCGGTCAACACCGTTCGTCTCAGTGACACGCCCGGGCAGGGCCGCACCCTGTCCGGGTACAACACGGATGTGCCCGGCCTCGTGCGCGCCCTGGCCGAGGCCGGAGTCGACCGGGCCAACCGGGTCACCCTGCTCGGAGCCGGCGCCACCGCGGCATCCGCTCTGGTCGCCGCAGCCGAACTCGGCGCCGAATTCGTGGACGTAATCGCCCGTACCCCGGGCAAGGCCGAAACCCTGGAGACCCTGGGTCGCGAACTCGGACTCGTCGTGACGGTCACCGGCCTCGACGCCGTCGACGCGGCCGACCGGGAAAGCGACCTCGTGATCAGCACCCTGCCCGGCGGAACGGCGCTGCCCACCGAATTCCCCACGCGCCTGCGGGCGGAGACCCCGTTGTTCGACGTGGGCTACGCCCCCTGGCCGAGCGCCCTGGCCTCCTCCTGGGCGGCGACCGGCGGCACGGCGTACTCCGGACTGACCATGCTGCTGCACCAGGCGCTAATCCAGGTGCGCATCTTCGTGGCAAATGACCCGTTTCAGCCGCTTCCCGACGAAGACAGCGTGCTGAGCGCCATGCGCGCGGCCCTGCCCGCTGCTTCGCCCGGCCCGGCTGTGGAAGGATAG
- the ruvX gene encoding Holliday junction resolvase RuvX, whose translation MRTGVRVGVDVGTVRIGVARSDFHGMLATPVETVPRQRGAAAPGDLARLTAIVAELDAVEVIVGLPLALSGRHTASTEDAVAFAAALAGELTVPVRLVDERLSTVSAQAALRTSGRSTRTQRPVVDQVAATIILQHALDTERASGKPAGAPVDTTGRP comes from the coding sequence ATGCGAACGGGTGTGCGGGTGGGAGTCGATGTCGGAACCGTGCGGATCGGCGTTGCCCGCAGCGACTTCCACGGCATGCTCGCCACCCCCGTCGAGACCGTGCCGCGGCAACGTGGCGCAGCGGCACCGGGCGATCTCGCTCGCCTCACCGCGATTGTGGCCGAGCTGGATGCCGTCGAAGTCATCGTGGGGCTGCCGCTGGCGCTGTCCGGGCGTCACACCGCCTCCACCGAGGACGCCGTGGCCTTCGCCGCTGCGCTGGCCGGTGAGTTGACGGTTCCCGTGCGCCTGGTCGACGAGCGGCTGTCCACGGTGTCCGCCCAGGCCGCGCTCCGCACGAGCGGCCGCAGCACCCGCACCCAGCGTCCAGTGGTCGATCAGGTCGCCGCGACTATCATCTTGCAGCACGCTCTTGATACGGAACGGGCCTCGGGCAAACCAGCCGGCGCGCCTGTCGACACCACCGGAAGGCCGTAA
- the mltG gene encoding endolytic transglycosylase MltG yields MAVSPPESPDSNLSGAQGDRPPTSRRALREAQAARDAQAVHDAQSGPFDGTGAVPAAGAQAPVQAPLPADTAPADTAPADTSSAAWAAENNPFAGLGFGVPASAADVSDASASGTAAAGPSTARPADSAAGRTGRESRANRRAQLSGLPAEKKPRRKGAWGCLIVLVVLLALMGAAAFALQGPISQLIAATQGPEDYEGSGSGEVLVMIHDGETGSDIANTLVDQDVVKSYDAFYSLLLAQATDPVFQPGAYLLASQMSSQAALTALQDPATRQELTVAIPEGTAAVDVLTSISEGTDIPLADLQAAAADLSGFGLPAEATSLEGFLFPATYTFQPGTTAHDAIKTLVDRQFQALDAAGVAPGDRWKTIVMASLIQREAGLKDDYYKVSRVFYNRLDPAQWESGLLQSDATVAYGTGNTHLVTTTDAERGDANNAYNTYVHPGLPVGPISNPGDLAIDAALRPADGTWLFFVTWNLDTGETIFSTTVEEHDAGVAKWLAWMDEHPEYG; encoded by the coding sequence GTGGCAGTTAGTCCGCCGGAATCACCCGACAGCAATTTGTCGGGCGCCCAGGGCGACCGCCCGCCGACCAGCAGGCGCGCACTGCGTGAGGCGCAGGCGGCCCGGGACGCGCAGGCAGTCCACGACGCCCAGTCCGGCCCGTTCGACGGCACGGGTGCTGTTCCAGCTGCCGGCGCGCAGGCGCCGGTCCAAGCGCCGCTGCCCGCCGATACAGCGCCTGCCGACACAGCGCCCGCCGACACCTCGTCCGCCGCGTGGGCGGCAGAGAACAACCCGTTCGCCGGTCTCGGCTTCGGCGTCCCGGCCAGCGCTGCCGACGTATCCGACGCCTCTGCATCCGGCACTGCCGCGGCGGGGCCGAGCACGGCTCGTCCCGCAGACTCGGCCGCCGGGCGAACCGGCCGCGAGAGCCGTGCGAATCGCCGGGCCCAGCTCTCCGGCCTGCCCGCCGAGAAGAAGCCCAGACGTAAGGGAGCCTGGGGCTGCCTGATCGTCCTCGTCGTGCTCCTCGCGCTGATGGGCGCTGCGGCCTTCGCCCTGCAGGGGCCTATCAGCCAGCTGATCGCGGCGACTCAGGGCCCCGAAGACTACGAGGGTTCGGGCTCCGGTGAGGTGCTCGTCATGATCCACGACGGCGAGACCGGCTCCGATATCGCCAACACCCTGGTGGACCAGGACGTCGTCAAGAGCTACGACGCGTTCTACAGCCTCCTCCTCGCCCAAGCGACCGACCCGGTGTTCCAGCCCGGCGCCTACCTGCTGGCCTCCCAGATGAGCTCCCAGGCCGCACTTACGGCTCTGCAGGACCCGGCTACCCGGCAGGAGCTCACCGTGGCGATCCCCGAAGGCACCGCGGCGGTGGATGTGCTCACCTCGATCTCCGAGGGCACCGACATCCCCCTGGCCGATCTGCAGGCGGCCGCAGCCGACCTGTCCGGGTTCGGTCTCCCCGCCGAGGCCACCAGCCTGGAGGGGTTCCTGTTTCCCGCGACCTACACGTTCCAGCCGGGAACCACTGCGCACGATGCGATCAAGACTCTGGTTGACCGCCAGTTCCAGGCCCTCGATGCGGCGGGTGTCGCGCCGGGCGACCGGTGGAAGACCATTGTGATGGCATCGCTGATCCAGCGTGAGGCTGGACTGAAGGACGACTATTACAAGGTGTCCCGGGTGTTCTACAACCGGCTCGACCCTGCCCAGTGGGAGAGCGGGCTGTTGCAGTCCGACGCCACCGTGGCCTACGGCACCGGCAACACCCATCTGGTCACCACGACGGATGCCGAACGCGGCGACGCCAACAACGCGTACAACACCTACGTGCACCCGGGACTGCCGGTCGGGCCGATCAGCAATCCGGGCGACCTCGCCATCGACGCGGCCCTACGCCCCGCGGACGGAACCTGGCTATTCTTCGTGACCTGGAACCTGGACACCGGCGAGACCATCTTCTCGACCACGGTGGAAGAGCACGACGCGGGCGTCGCCAAGTGGCTGGCCTGGATGGATGAGCACCCCGAATATGGCTGA